The sequence below is a genomic window from Microbacterium abyssi.
CGAGTGGCGACGGCCTGCATCGTCAGCCCGGCGGGCCCGTCGGATTCGAGGATCTCGCGGCCCGCCGCGACGATCGCGGCCTTCGAAGTGCGCTCGGGTGTCGGCATCCATACCTCCATGGCTATTGACATTAGCCATGATAGCTACGTATCGTAGCCATGACAACCGGAAGGACTGCCATGAAGCTCGCACCGCACCTGCACCGACTGGGCAACGATCTCGTTGCGTCGTACCTCATCGACCTGCCCGAGGGCATCACTCTCGTCGATGCCGGCTTGCCAGGGCACTGGAGTGACCTGCAACGCGAACTCGAGGCCATCGGCCGTCCGCTCTCCGATGTGCGTGGGCTCGTTCTCACCCACGGCGACAGCGACCACATCGGCTTCGCCGAGCGGCTGCGGCAGGAGATCGGCGTGCCGGTGTTCATCCATGCCGCGGACACGCACCGCGTCCGTACCGGCGAGAAGCCGAAGACGCCGATGGGGCCCGCGCGCATCGGCCCCGTGCTGGGATTCTTCGCCTACGGGCTGCGCAAGAACGCGATGCGCACGCGGTACGTGCAGGACATCGTCGAGGTCGCAGACGGTGACGTGCTGGACCTGCCCGGCACACCGGTGGTGATCGGGATGCCGGGGCATTCGCCCGGCAGCATCGCCGTGCACGTTCCGTCGGTGGATGCCGTGTTCGTCGGCGATGCGCTCACCACCCGCCATGTCCTCACCGGTCGCGAGGGCGCCCAGCCCGCACCGTTCACGGATGAACCCGCAGAGGCGATGGCATCCCTCGACCGGCTCGCCGGGCTGACGGCATCCTGGGTGCTGCCGGGGCACGGCGCTCCCTGGCAGGGTTCTCCCGCCGGCATCGCCGCCGCCGTCCGCGCGGGTTGACGCGTCCGCCAGTAGCCGCGGGTCGTTGAGAGCCCTTCGACTCGCTGCGCTCGCTCAGGAACCGCTACGCGAGACGAAACGGGTGAGCGCCCTTCGACTCGCTGCGCTCACTCAGGAACCGCTTCGCGAGTCGAAGCCTTCCGGAAGGCGATGGCTTCGACTTCGGCGCTTCGCGCCTGCGCTCAACCCGTTTCGTCTGCGCGGCCTCCGGCCGCTTCGCTCAACGACCAGAGGCGCGACGCCTCGCGAGCACCTCGGCGGTCGTCGCCAGCGTGATCTGCGGCGGGTACAGGCCCATCACGTGCACGGCGGCGGCGTGGTTCTCGGCCGTCGAACCCGCACACGCGTCGGTCGCGACGGTCACGTGAGCGCCGGCATCCGCCGCGACCAGCGCCGTCGAGAGCACGCAGCAGTCCGTCGAGACGCCGGCGAGAACGATGCGGCCGCCATGGCCGACGATCGACTCCAGCTCCGGGCCCCACTTCCCGAACGCCGGCAGGTCGAGGGTCGCCCGGGGCGACAAACCCGCGGCATCCGGAACCAGGTCGAACAGGGCGTCCGTCGGCGGCTGATCCGCGAACGGCCAGGCCGCGAAGTAGTCGCCCCACGACGTCGACCGATCGGCGGTCGGCATCCAGCGGGTCACGATCACGCGCTCGCCGAATGCGTCGGCGAGCGACCGGATCCGCGGCATTGCCTGCGCGAAGAACGGCGAACCCCAGGCGGAATCGGCCGAGGCGAAGATGTTCTGCGGGTCGATGACGACCAGCCACGCCTCATCGACGACCACCGGGAGCGGGTTGCTCACGCTTCCTGCTGCCGGATCTTCGCGGCCCGCGCGAACCAGGTCACCAGGAACGACAGCGCCAGGGCGACGAAGACTCCGAGGTTCGCGTACGCCCACTCGCCGTCCCGGCCGCCGATGAGGAACAGCAGGTAGCCCTGCCAGTTGTTCCAGGCGGCCTCCGCGGCGAAGTTGTTCACCACGAGCCCCCAGCCGATGACGGAGGCGACGATCATCGTGATGATCGAGGTCCAGTCCCACGCTCCGTAGCGGCCGCTCGCGTCGAACAGGGCGTCCTCGTCGTAGTCCTTCCTGCGGCGCAGGATGTCGGCGATCAGGATTCCGGCCCACGACGCCAGCGGAACGCCGAGCGTGATGAGGAAGGACTGGAACGGCCCCAGGAAGTCGGTCGCGAAGAACACCACCCAGATCGTGCCGAGCGTCAGGATGACGCCGTCGATCGCCGCTGCGGACGGGCGGGGGATCCGGATCCCGAGGCTGATCAGCGTCAGCCCCGAGGAGTAGATGCCGAGCACGGCGCCGGAGACCAGGGCCAGCACGGCCGTGAGTAGGAACGGCACGAGCACCCAGATCGGCAGCAGCGTGGCAAGCGCGCCGATAGGGTCGGCGCCGACCGCCGCCATCAGCTCATCGTCGGATCCGGCCAGCAGCAGACCGAACACCACGAGAAGCACGGGGGCGATCGCCCCGCCGAACGTGTTCCAGAAGACGATCGCGCCGTCGGACGCGGTGCGCTTCTGATACCGCGACCAGTCCGCTGCGATGTTGATCCAGCCCAGGCCGAAGCCGGTCATCACCATCACCAGTGCGCCGATCACGGCGCCGATGCCGCCGGCGGGTCGCGCCATGACGGCCTCGAAGTC
It includes:
- a CDS encoding MBL fold metallo-hydrolase, translated to MKLAPHLHRLGNDLVASYLIDLPEGITLVDAGLPGHWSDLQRELEAIGRPLSDVRGLVLTHGDSDHIGFAERLRQEIGVPVFIHAADTHRVRTGEKPKTPMGPARIGPVLGFFAYGLRKNAMRTRYVQDIVEVADGDVLDLPGTPVVIGMPGHSPGSIAVHVPSVDAVFVGDALTTRHVLTGREGAQPAPFTDEPAEAMASLDRLAGLTASWVLPGHGAPWQGSPAGIAAAVRAG
- a CDS encoding cysteine hydrolase family protein; its protein translation is MSNPLPVVVDEAWLVVIDPQNIFASADSAWGSPFFAQAMPRIRSLADAFGERVIVTRWMPTADRSTSWGDYFAAWPFADQPPTDALFDLVPDAAGLSPRATLDLPAFGKWGPELESIVGHGGRIVLAGVSTDCCVLSTALVAADAGAHVTVATDACAGSTAENHAAAVHVMGLYPPQITLATTAEVLARRRASGR
- a CDS encoding purine-cytosine permease family protein, giving the protein MSEKIAAGPALIERAGIEIIPESERTAKPRDLFWPWFAANVSVFGMSYGSFVLGFGVSFWQATLVSVIGIIVSFALCGLIAIAGKRGSAPTMVLSRAAFGVHGQKVPGIVSWLTSIGWETFLAIMAVLATATVITQLGGDGDSVALKIIATVVVAALIVAASVLGYHTIMKMQSVLTWITGVVTILYVILTIPHIDFEAVMARPAGGIGAVIGALVMVMTGFGLGWINIAADWSRYQKRTASDGAIVFWNTFGGAIAPVLLVVFGLLLAGSDDELMAAVGADPIGALATLLPIWVLVPFLLTAVLALVSGAVLGIYSSGLTLISLGIRIPRPSAAAIDGVILTLGTIWVVFFATDFLGPFQSFLITLGVPLASWAGILIADILRRRKDYDEDALFDASGRYGAWDWTSIITMIVASVIGWGLVVNNFAAEAAWNNWQGYLLFLIGGRDGEWAYANLGVFVALALSFLVTWFARAAKIRQQEA